AATTTTGTAAGAAGGAGACTTGGTGCGGAATTTCTCGATTATGCAATAAATCCTTTTATCTCCGGTGTTTTCGCTGGTGATCCGGAACAACTTAGTGTGAAAAGTGCTTTCCCAAAACTTTATCGATTGGAGGAAGTCTACGGTGGGTTGGTTAAGGGAATGATAAAAGGACGGAAGGAAAGAAAATTGCGCGGTGATAAATCAAAGCAAAATGCTGAAATGTTTTCTTTCAAATCTGGAATGAAAGTTTTACCTGAAGCTTTGTACAAATATCTTCAAGATTCTGTTTTACTTGATGAGCCAGTGCAAAGGATTCAATCAGAGAATGGCAAATGGAGAATTGATACGATTTCTGAAAAGAAAACAAAAAAATATATTGTTGATTCAGTCCTGTTTACCATTCCTTCCTTTGAAGTTTCTGAAATTCTTCGTGATGTAGATGGACGGCTGAGTAATTACCTTGATTCGATTTATTATCCTCCGGTTATTGTCTTGAATTTAATTTTTAGGAAGCAAGACATTGGCCAAAAATTAGATGGTTTTGGATTCTTAATCCCTGAGAAAGAGAAAAAAACTTTTCTCGGAGCAATTTGGGGGAGTGTGATATTTCCCAATCGTTCTAATTATGATGAAGATTCATTTACAATTTTTATTGGCGGCGCACGTGAGCCAATGTTGATGCAAGCAGATATTCAAATTCGAATTGATGAAGTTGTAGCTGATTTTAAAAAATTGATGAATATTTATTCTGAGCCTATCTCAACTCAATATCGAGTATGGGAAAAAGCGATCCCGCAGTATAATATCGGCTACATTGAGTATGAAAATTATTTTGAAAAATTTGAAAAACGCTTTCCCGGAATATTTCTCGGTGGCAATTATAGAGGAGGGATTTCAGTTGGCGATTGCATCAAGAACTCCGAAGGTCTTGCAGATAAAATAATTAGTTATCTCTCAAAAGATTCAAAAACCTAAATTGAAAACAAAAGTGATTAATAAAATATATTTAATAGGATAAATTTATGAGCAGCTTTCCAATAACTAGATTACGACGTTTACGCTACAATCCAGTCATTAGAGAAATGATTAAAGAAACATCACTTGAGATAAATGATCTTATTTATCCATTGTTTGTTTGTCATGGTGAGAAGGTCAAAAAGCAAGTTGGTTCGATGCCTGGAGTTTATCAAATGTCTGTTGATGTACTCGTTGCTGAGTGCAAAGAAGTTGCCTCATTAGGTATTCCAGCAGTTATTTTATTTGGTATCCCACAAAAGAAAGATGACGTTGGAAGTGAAGCTTATGACGATCAAGGTATCATTCAACTTAGTGTGCGTGCAATAAAAAAAGAAATTCCAAGATTAGTGGTAATCACCGATGTATGTATGTGCGAATACACTTCTCATGGACATTGCGGGGTTCTGAAAGGTGAAGAAATACTAAACGATGAAACAAATGAACTTTTAGCAAAAGAGGCATTAAGTCATGCAGAAGCCGGTGCTGATATTATCGCACCATCAGATATGATGGATGGAAGAGTTGCTGCAATTAGAAAGATTCTCGATGAGAATGGATTTAAGAATTTGCCTATCATGTCTTACTCAGCAAAATATGCATCTGGATTTTATGGACCATTTCGTGATGCAGCAGAATCGACGCCGCAATTCGGTGATCGAAGATCGCATCAAATGGATGTCGCAAATGTTTTAGAAGCTTTAAGGGAAGTTGAACAAGATATAGCTGAGGGTGCAGATATTGTCATGTTAAAACCTGCTGGAGCTTATCTTGATGTTATTTATCGCGTTAAAGAAAAATTTAATTTGCCCACAGCGGCTTATCAAGTGAGCGGAGAATATTCGATGATAAAAGCTGCTGGACAGAATAATTGGATAGATGAAGAGAGAGTAATGATGGAATCACTGATTGCAATTAAAAGAGCTGGTGCAGACATGATATTAACTTACTTCGCAAAAGAAGCAGCCAGAATATTGAATCAATAACATAATAATAGGAGGAAACAATGAAATTTCGCAGAATAGGTCAATCAGATGTCGAGATTTCCGAAATTAGTCTCGGCTGTTGGACAATGGGCGGACTTAATTGGGTAAATGGTGTGCCAAATGGCTGGGCAAATGTTGACGAAAAAGAAGTTACTGAAGCGATCAATTATGCAATTGATCAAGGTGTAAATCATTTTGACAATGCAGATGTGTATGGCAATGGGAGAGCTGAAAGGATGCTCGCAAGAATTC
The genomic region above belongs to Ignavibacteria bacterium and contains:
- the hemB gene encoding porphobilinogen synthase gives rise to the protein MSSFPITRLRRLRYNPVIREMIKETSLEINDLIYPLFVCHGEKVKKQVGSMPGVYQMSVDVLVAECKEVASLGIPAVILFGIPQKKDDVGSEAYDDQGIIQLSVRAIKKEIPRLVVITDVCMCEYTSHGHCGVLKGEEILNDETNELLAKEALSHAEAGADIIAPSDMMDGRVAAIRKILDENGFKNLPIMSYSAKYASGFYGPFRDAAESTPQFGDRRSHQMDVANVLEALREVEQDIAEGADIVMLKPAGAYLDVIYRVKEKFNLPTAAYQVSGEYSMIKAAGQNNWIDEERVMMESLIAIKRAGADMILTYFAKEAARILNQ
- the hemG gene encoding protoporphyrinogen oxidase; translated protein: MRKVVIVGAGITGLTTAYWLRRRSVDVTVLEKESFVGGNIQTLKNGGTLFDSGPNSGLETTPLISQLVDELDLKDEFCYADASANKRYILRNEKLHPLPMDPKSFVKSRLFSTKGKLRLLLEPLIGKSEDGYYQSIANFVRRRLGAEFLDYAINPFISGVFAGDPEQLSVKSAFPKLYRLEEVYGGLVKGMIKGRKERKLRGDKSKQNAEMFSFKSGMKVLPEALYKYLQDSVLLDEPVQRIQSENGKWRIDTISEKKTKKYIVDSVLFTIPSFEVSEILRDVDGRLSNYLDSIYYPPVIVLNLIFRKQDIGQKLDGFGFLIPEKEKKTFLGAIWGSVIFPNRSNYDEDSFTIFIGGAREPMLMQADIQIRIDEVVADFKKLMNIYSEPISTQYRVWEKAIPQYNIGYIEYENYFEKFEKRFPGIFLGGNYRGGISVGDCIKNSEGLADKIISYLSKDSKT